A stretch of the Neodiprion lecontei isolate iyNeoLeco1 chromosome 4, iyNeoLeco1.1, whole genome shotgun sequence genome encodes the following:
- the LOC107217686 gene encoding homeobox protein PKNOX2 isoform X1 — protein sequence MQEGSTAVALAMVTPGYDQDPASGVADYTTHQDQAQFEADKRAVYKHPLFPLLALLFERCEQATQSSDNSTSESFNMDIQAFVQHQERDRKPFLINDPEIDGLMIKAIQVLRIHLLELEKVQELCKDFCNRYITCLKGKMQSENLLRSDYSHQGHDMGPSSGSNGSSPLQVLSSTGNDVESGANGLGVSGGDPLLESSAGILAIHGERGNDCPSSTRSSSATQHSNRSSSQDNDDPPSPSMVHGSTPLSQIGAHPNASANDMYLGQDITVAGSPSPAPSEDEDEGCGTTTSGHSGGHSSARKGRQKRGVLPKQATSIMRSWLFQHLVHPYPTEDEKRQIASQTNLTLLQVNNWFINARRRILQPMLDGAGAEAIPRAGKRHKVAKHVAQQQQPQSQQQQSGWQSEDSGSDSGTSDGEIDVDRTKDGNDSDEDDLH from the exons ATGCAAGAAGGTAGCACCGCAGTGGCGCTAGCAATGGTCACCCCTGGCTACGATCAGGACCCTGCAAGCGGGGTAGCTGACTATACGACACATCAAGACCAAGCTCAGTTTGAGGCAGACAAAAGGGCTGTCTATAAACATCCTCTATTCCCGTTATTAGCGTTACTCTTTGAAAGATGCGAGCAAGCAACGCAAAGCTCGGACAATTCAACATCAGAAAGTTTCAACATGGACATTCAGGCGTTTGTCCAACATCAAGAAAGAGACCGAAAACCATTCCTAATCAATGACCCAGAGATTGATGGTCTG ATGATCAAGGCCATACAGGTGCTACGAATTCATCTTCTAGAATTGGAAAAAGTTCAGGAACTCTGCAAAGACTTTTGCAACAGGTACATAACGTGTCTAAAGGGCAAAATGCAGAGCGAGAATCTACTTCGCAGCGACTACAGTCATCAGGGACACGATATGGGCCCTTCGAGTGGCAGCAACGGAAGCAGCCCTCTACAG GTGCTGTCATCTACAGGCAATGATGTTGAGTCGGGAGCTAACGGACTCGGAGTGAGCGGGGGGGATCCACTGTTGGAGAGTAGCGCGGGTATTTTGGCGATTCACGGAGAGAGGGGTAACGACTGTCCCTCTTCCACGCGATCGTCATCCGCCACTCAACACTCAAACAGATCTAGCAGCCAAGACAACGATGATCCACCCTCGCCATCGATGGTCCATGGTAGCACTCCCCTTTCACAGATCGGGGCTCACCCTAATGCATCTGCAAATGACATGTATCTCGGTCAAG ATATTACTGTTGCAGGCTCCCCATCTCCAGCACCGAgtgaagacgaagacgaaggtTGTGGTACAACAACTTCCGGTCATAGTGGCGGTCACAGTAGCGCTAGGAAGGGAAGACAAAAACGAGGAGTCCTCCCTAAACAAGCCACCAGTATTATGCGGTCTTGGCTTTTCCAACACTTGGTT caTCCATATCCAACGGAAGATGAAAAACGACAAATTGCAAGCCAAACGAACCTAACGCTTCTTCAAGTTAATAACTGGTTCATTAATGCCAGGCGACGAATTTTACAACCGATGTTAGATGGTGCAGGAGCAGAGGCGATACCTCGTGCTGGCAAGCGACATAAAGTTGCTAAGCACGTCGCACAGCAACAGCAACCACAAAGCCAACAACAACAGTCAGGCTGGCAGTCGGAAGATTCAGGGAGTGATTCAGGTACCAGCGATGGCGAAATTGATGTCGATAGAACTAAGGATGGCAATGATAGCGACGAAGACGATCTTCACTGA
- the LOC107217686 gene encoding homeobox protein PKNOX2 isoform X2, protein MQEGSTAVALAMVTPGYDQDPASGVADYTTHQDQAQFEADKRAVYKHPLFPLLALLFERCEQATQSSDNSTSESFNMDIQAFVQHQERDRKPFLINDPEIDGLMIKAIQVLRIHLLELEKVQELCKDFCNRYITCLKGKMQSENLLRSDYSHQGHDMGPSSGSNGSSPLQVLSSTGNDVESGANGLGVSGGDPLLESSAGILAIHGERGNDCPSSTRSSSATQHSNRSSSQDNDDPPSPSMVHGSTPLSQIGAHPNASANDMYLGQGSPSPAPSEDEDEGCGTTTSGHSGGHSSARKGRQKRGVLPKQATSIMRSWLFQHLVHPYPTEDEKRQIASQTNLTLLQVNNWFINARRRILQPMLDGAGAEAIPRAGKRHKVAKHVAQQQQPQSQQQQSGWQSEDSGSDSGTSDGEIDVDRTKDGNDSDEDDLH, encoded by the exons ATGCAAGAAGGTAGCACCGCAGTGGCGCTAGCAATGGTCACCCCTGGCTACGATCAGGACCCTGCAAGCGGGGTAGCTGACTATACGACACATCAAGACCAAGCTCAGTTTGAGGCAGACAAAAGGGCTGTCTATAAACATCCTCTATTCCCGTTATTAGCGTTACTCTTTGAAAGATGCGAGCAAGCAACGCAAAGCTCGGACAATTCAACATCAGAAAGTTTCAACATGGACATTCAGGCGTTTGTCCAACATCAAGAAAGAGACCGAAAACCATTCCTAATCAATGACCCAGAGATTGATGGTCTG ATGATCAAGGCCATACAGGTGCTACGAATTCATCTTCTAGAATTGGAAAAAGTTCAGGAACTCTGCAAAGACTTTTGCAACAGGTACATAACGTGTCTAAAGGGCAAAATGCAGAGCGAGAATCTACTTCGCAGCGACTACAGTCATCAGGGACACGATATGGGCCCTTCGAGTGGCAGCAACGGAAGCAGCCCTCTACAG GTGCTGTCATCTACAGGCAATGATGTTGAGTCGGGAGCTAACGGACTCGGAGTGAGCGGGGGGGATCCACTGTTGGAGAGTAGCGCGGGTATTTTGGCGATTCACGGAGAGAGGGGTAACGACTGTCCCTCTTCCACGCGATCGTCATCCGCCACTCAACACTCAAACAGATCTAGCAGCCAAGACAACGATGATCCACCCTCGCCATCGATGGTCCATGGTAGCACTCCCCTTTCACAGATCGGGGCTCACCCTAATGCATCTGCAAATGACATGTATCTCGGTCAAG GCTCCCCATCTCCAGCACCGAgtgaagacgaagacgaaggtTGTGGTACAACAACTTCCGGTCATAGTGGCGGTCACAGTAGCGCTAGGAAGGGAAGACAAAAACGAGGAGTCCTCCCTAAACAAGCCACCAGTATTATGCGGTCTTGGCTTTTCCAACACTTGGTT caTCCATATCCAACGGAAGATGAAAAACGACAAATTGCAAGCCAAACGAACCTAACGCTTCTTCAAGTTAATAACTGGTTCATTAATGCCAGGCGACGAATTTTACAACCGATGTTAGATGGTGCAGGAGCAGAGGCGATACCTCGTGCTGGCAAGCGACATAAAGTTGCTAAGCACGTCGCACAGCAACAGCAACCACAAAGCCAACAACAACAGTCAGGCTGGCAGTCGGAAGATTCAGGGAGTGATTCAGGTACCAGCGATGGCGAAATTGATGTCGATAGAACTAAGGATGGCAATGATAGCGACGAAGACGATCTTCACTGA